The following are encoded together in the Culex pipiens pallens isolate TS chromosome 1, TS_CPP_V2, whole genome shotgun sequence genome:
- the LOC120432501 gene encoding uncharacterized protein LOC120432501, which produces MFRVSRELTEMTQPWRIGSGAGQNSYYEAATVQQRQHHSEEMYQKPGSSTARKKSYQTSLIRCLDFLDRDRVRRRAARVLGRHHRQLEGHSRECTRKNGVTNIKLAGDKVVAARLSSRIDFLRLEIYTKSRQIDWGFSFAYRRTHIRTGSAGSLSIFQQPNGPARVHHASEEELRGIQVFHQQGH; this is translated from the exons ATGTTCAGGGTCTCGCGTGAACTCACAGAAATGACTCAGCCATGGCGGATTGGGAGCGGAGCCGGTCAAAATTCGTACTACGAGGCGGCCACCGTACAGCAGCGACAACACCACAGCGAAGAAATGTACCAAAAACCTGGCAGCAGTACGGCGCGCAAGAAATCCTACCAAACCTCGCTGATCCGGTGTCTGGACTTTCTGGATCGTGATCGGGTACGCCGACGGGCGGCTCGAGTTCTGGGACGGCACCACCGGCAACTTGAAG GGCATTCACGAGAGTGCACTCGCAAGAACGGTGTCACCAACATCAAGCTGGCTGGGGACAAGGTGGTGGCGGCCCGGCTCAGCAGCCGCATCGACTTCCTGCGGCTCGAAATATACACCAAGAGTCGGCAGATCGACTGGGGATTTTCGTTCGCGTACCGGCGCA cGCACATTCGCACCGGTTCGGCGGGTAGCTTAAGCATATTCCAGCAGCCGAACGGTCCGGCCAGAGTTCATCACGCCTCGGAGGAGGAGCTGCGCGGCATCCAGGTGTTTCACCAGCAGGGGCACTAG